Proteins encoded by one window of Castor canadensis chromosome 2, mCasCan1.hap1v2, whole genome shotgun sequence:
- the LOC109693470 gene encoding LOW QUALITY PROTEIN: serum paraoxonase/lactonase 3-like (The sequence of the model RefSeq protein was modified relative to this genomic sequence to represent the inferred CDS: inserted 2 bases in 1 codon; deleted 1 base in 1 codon; substituted 1 base at 1 genomic stop codon): MKVLSAEQWRSNSICHHTTHFDVPLATCISTIDEAFHEKISGSLPHLFSSPSATQVKFHGFKVLSHSTCPPTAKAAKNCRPEPGAGTLCKLRFGPIPNSKGELDHREMSRQELAFWKDLTFGSGSSSGDSHPISGKVSPGPSTMTSTSSTLPRLPMEVIPGAPKAGIFETGSEDIDILPSGLAFISSGLKYSGLPNFAPGEPGKIFLMDLNEQNPRPQALTFSNGFDKEIFNPHEISTFTGKDHTVYLYAVNHPHMKFTVEIFKFDEQKCSLVHLKTIKRELFESLHDIVVVGLEQLYATRDHYFTTXSPGHFLTFLERCWTYVLFYSPKEVKVVVEGFNSANEITVSPDQKFVYLADVAEASIHIMKIHDNWDLTQLKVIXLNTTPDNLSVDPAPGDILAGCHPNAMKLVFYNPEDPPGSEITRIENVLSDKHRVRTVYANGRSVLQGSTVASVFHEKRLIGSVFHTAVCCVP, from the exons ATGAAGGTCCTTTCAGCAGAGCAATGGAGAAGTAATAGcatctgtcaccacactacccacTTCGACGTTCCTTTGGCTACTTGTATTTCCACTATTGACGAGGCTTTCCATGAAAAGATCTCTGGAT CCCTTCCCCACCTCTTCAGTTCTCCCTCAGCAACTCAGGTTAAATTCCATGGCTTTAAGGTGCTATCTCACTCCACCTGTCCACCAACTGCCAAAGCTGCCAAGAACTGCAGACCTGAACCAGGGGCCGGGACCCTCTGTAAGTTGAGATTTG GACCCATCCCCAACTCAAAAGGGGAGCTGGACCACAGGGAAATGAGCAGGCAGGAGCTGGCCTTTTGGAAGGATCTGACCTTTGGAAGTGGAAGTTCCAGTGGTGACAGCCATCCCATCTCTGGGAAAGTCAGCCCTGG ACCTTCTACTATGACTTCTACCTCATCCACTTTACCCAGGCTACCCATGGAAGTTATCCCGGGGGCCCCAAAGGCTGGCATCTTTG aaactgGCTCTGAAGATATTGATATACTTCCTAGTGGGCTGGCTTTTATCTCCAGT gGATTAAAATATTCAGGCTTGCCAAACTTTGCTCCAGGTGAGCCAGGAAAAATCTTCTTGATGGATCTGAATGAACAAAACCCAAGACCACAAGCACTGACATTCAGTAATGGATTTgacaaagaaatatttaatcCGCATGAAATCAGTACTTTCACTGGCAAAG ACCATACTGTGTATCTTTATGCAGTGAATCATCCCCACATGAAGTTCACTGTGGAGATATTTAAATTTGATGAACAGAAATGTTCACTCGTACACCTGAAAACCATAAAACGTGAACTTTTTGAAAG tCTGCATGACATTGTAGTTGTTGGACTAGAGCAACTCTATGCCACAAGAGACCACTATTTTACCAC TTCCCCTGGACACTTCCTGACTTTCTTAGAACGTTGCTGGACTTACGTTCTTTTCTACAGCCCAAAAGAGGTCAAAGTAGTGGTCGAAGGATTTAATTCTGCCAATGAAATCACAGTCTCCCCAGACCAAAA GTTTGTCTATTTAGCTGATGTAGCAGAAGCATCCATTCACATAATGAAAATACATGATAACTGGGATTTAACTCAACTGAAG GTAATATAGTTGAATACCACACCTGATAACCTGAGTGTTGATCCTGCCCCAGGAGATATTTTGGCAggatgc catcctaatgccatGAAGCTAGTGTTCTATAATCCTGAGGATCCGCCAGGGTCAGAA ATAACACGTATTGAAAATGTTTTGTCTGATAAGCACAGAGTGAGGACAGTCTATGCCAATGGCAGGTCTGTGCTTCAAGGCAGCACCGTGGCTTCTGTGTTCCATGAGAAAAGGCTCATAGGCAGCGTGTTTCACACAGCTGTGTGCTGTGTGCCCTAG